The Oncorhynchus tshawytscha isolate Ot180627B linkage group LG12, Otsh_v2.0, whole genome shotgun sequence genome includes a window with the following:
- the pold2 gene encoding DNA polymerase delta subunit 2, with translation MFSEVSAPQEGSCSLLLCRPGSEDQEPSVFDRVKPAYSPCSERFKLGERSFNRQYAHIYATRLMQMSPLLTERAQQKWGADVRIRKLCDLQMGEQCCIVGTLFKHMELQPSILKEISEEHNLLPQPPRTRYISESDELILEDELQRIKLEGNIDVDKFVTGSVIAIYGAEKNDGKFTVDDFCTADLPPQAPRTTLSSDRFVLLLSGLGLGGSHADSMLALQLLVDMVTGHLGDQGEQSGASTISRVLLAGNLLSQSTQDKDASTKAKYLTKKTQAGTVDAMRLLDEMLMQLVSSVPVDVMPGQYDPTNYTLPQQPLHHCMFPLSSSYPTLQLASNPHQATLDGVRILGTSGQNVKDIQKYSSMDSHLEILENTLRLRHLAPTAPDTLGCYPFYLKDPFILEECPHVYFSGNAPSYQAKRITGAEGQEVLLVAIPEFSSTQTACLVNLRTLDCEPIRFSSFSAGDDEESEMNISH, from the exons ATGTTCTCTGAGGTAAGCGCCCCTCAGGAGGGTTCCTGTTCTCTTCTGTTGTGTCGTCCTGGCTCTGAGGACCAGGAGCCCTCCGTGTTTGACAGGGTCAAGCCGGCATACTCACCCTGCTCTGAGCGTTTCAAGCTGGGGGAGCGCAGCTTCAACCGCCAGTATGCGCACATTTACGCCACACGACTCATGCAGATGAGCCCCCTGCTCACGGAGAGGGCCCAGCAGAAATGGG GTGCAGATGTACGGATCAGGAAGTTGTGTGATCTGCAGATGGGTGAGCAGTGTTGCATTGTGGGAACCCTGTTCAAGCACATGGAACTGCAGCCATCCATTCTGAAGGAAATCAGTGAGGAA cacAATCTGCTGCCCCAGCCTCCGCGCACGAGGTACATCAGCGAATCAGATGAGTTGATACTGGAGGACGAGCTGCAGAGGATCAAACTAGAGGGCAATATTGATGTGGACAAGTTTGTCACAG GTAGTGTTATTGCTATTTATGGTGCAGAAAAGAATGATGGGAAATTCACAGTGGATGATTTCTGTACTGCTGACCTCCCCCCGCAGGCCCCCAGAACCACTCTCAGctcagacag GTTTGTGCTGCTGTTGTCAGGTTTGGGTCTGGGCGGTAGTCATGCAGACAGTATGCTGGCTTTACAGCTGCTTGTTGACATGGTAACGGGTCACCTAGGTGACCAGGGGGAGCAGAGTGGTGCATCGACAATCTCCAGGGTTCTACTGGCCGGGAACCTTCTGAGCCAAAGCACACAGGACAAGGACGCATCCACCAAG GCTAAGTACTTGACTAAGAAAACCCAGGCAGGCACTGTGGATGCCATGCGTCTGCTGGATGAGATGCTGATGCAGCTGGTG tcGTCAGTTCCAGTGGATGTGATGCCGGGCCAGTATGATCCTACTAACTATACCCTGCCCCAGCAGCCCCTACACCACTGTatgttccccctctcctcctcctaccccaCCCTGCAGCTGGCCTCCAACCCACACCAGGCCACCCTGGATGGGGTGAG GATCCTGGGGACGTCAGGGCAGAATGTGAAAGACATCCAGAAGTACAGCAGCATGGACAGTCACCTGGAGATACTGGAGAATACACTGAGGCTTAGACACCTCGCCCCTACTGCACCTGACACACTGG GGTGTTATCCATTCTACCTGAAGGACCCTTTCATCCTGGAGGAATGTCCTCATGTCTACTTCAGTGGCAACGCCCCCTCCTACCAGGCCAAACGCATCACCG GTGCTGAAGGTCAGGAAGTCCTCCTGGTGGCTATTCCAGAGTTCAGCAGCACTCAGACAGCCTGCCTGGTCAACCTCCGGACTCTGGACTGTGAGCCAATCcgcttctcttccttctctgctGGTGATGATGAGGAGAGTGAGATGAACATCAGCCACTGA